Proteins encoded in a region of the Vicia villosa cultivar HV-30 ecotype Madison, WI linkage group LG5, Vvil1.0, whole genome shotgun sequence genome:
- the LOC131608135 gene encoding uncharacterized protein LOC131608135 isoform X1 — MENCRQNPSQVDSFSKNKEHFDLILVDKEGTDIHCRVPTALKQTFDSVLTVNNTYTISNFQVMLNDLMFKPSQHKYMLTFTGGTSVSDKNKHDIPQKPLIFTPFCDILAGKGKNDVLIDIIGIVVEIGYSQIHNSTKKQQVNLVLKDLGNNILNCTLWESYAVQFHDFNTTRKDFTGPTVIILQFARVKEEGKYPLCVSNTFNVTKLHINDDLPEIQDFLKSIQKLPLGEIGSQSMTALSQQSQTSGSIQLSPLDKFMYKAMVIPLSDVVKLKDETQCITIAETLRIKAAPGGWFYRACHACPRVAKGNQPPYVCGKGHGTETEIYRYKILIDVVHNGCETTFVLWDRECLQLLKVTSAQMRATMLEAGITDPLEFPLALDGLVGLKLVFKVKWQPSWNNATVVSIYDDKAAFKQLEDSMDQALKAPSLSSPTPNKMQAPSLSSPTPNKMQVPSLSSPTPNKMEIVETVTESLPIDDWNMVDQDIDVTSNQIMLTPAPSATSKNDASQLSTDNSPMPTTPAATAKRIAPQVSSDDTLATAFCEEQGSSTKLKKIIKLEKNSQDNLQA, encoded by the exons ATGGAAAATTGCCGTCAGAATCCATCACAAGTGGACAGTTTTTCTAAGAACAAGGAGCACTTCGATTTGATTCTGGTTGATAAAGAG GGAACTGATATACATTGTAGAGTACCAACTGCGCTTAAACAGACTTTTGATTCTGTTTTAACAGTTAACAACACATATACCATCTCAAATTTCCAGGTTATGCTGAATGATCTTATGTTCAAGCCTTCCCAACACAAATATATGTTAACTTTCACTGGTGGCACTTCTGTGTCTGACAAGAACAAGCACGACATACCACAAAAACCACTCATCTTCACTCCTTTTTGTGATATCCTAGCCGGCAAGGGGAAAAATGATGTCTTGATAG ATATCATAGGAATTGTTGTGGAAATTGGATACAGCCAGATTCACAATTCGACCAAAAAACAGCAGGTCAATTTGGTCCTCAAGGATTTAGG aaacaaCATCTTGAACTGTACGTTATGGGAAAGTTATGCCGTACAGTTTCATGATTTCAACACTACAAGAAAAGATTTCACAGGTCCAACGGTTATCATCTTGCAGTTTGCAAGAGTCAAAGAAGAAG GAAAATACCCTTTATGTGTCTCAAACACTTTCAACGTTACTAAATTACACATTAACGATGATTTGCCTGAGATTCAAGACTTCTTAAAGAG CATCCAAAAACTCCCATTGGGCGAAATAGGATCCCAAAGTATGACTGCGCTTTCACAACAGTCACAAACAAGCGGTTCTATTCAGCTTAGCCCGTTAGACAAGTTCATGTATAAAGCTATGGTAATCCCTCTGTCTGATGTTGTCAAACTTAAAGAC GAAACTCAGTGTATTACTATAGCTGAAACTCTTAGAATCAAAGCTGCACCTGGGGGATGGTTTTACCGTGCCTGCCATGCCTGTCCAAGAGTTGCTAAGGGCAATCAACCCCCATATGTTTGTGGCAAGGGTCACGGTACAGAGACTGAGATTTACAG GTATAAAATTCTAATTGATGTTGTGCACAATGGGTGTGAGACAACGTTTGTTTTATGGGACCGCGAATGTTTGCAACTGTTGAAGGTTACTTCGGCACAGATGCGCGCAACCATGCTTGAg GCTGGCATCACGGATCCCCTTGAGTTCCCTTTAGCACTTGACGGTTTGGTCGGCCTCAAATTGGTGTTTAAAGTCAAGTGGCAGCCTTCATGGAACAATGCTACTGTGGTATCCATCTACGATGATAAAGCTGCCTTCAAGCAATTAGAGGATTCAATGGACCAAGCTCTg AAGGCACCGTCTTTATCATCTCCAACACCAAACAAAATGCAG GCACCATCTCTATCATCTCCAACACCAAACAAAATGCAG GTACCATCTCTGTCATCTCCAACGCCAAACAAAATGGAG ATTGTTGAAACTGTGACTGAATCTTTGCCGATTGACGATTGGAATATGGTTGAT CAGGACATTGATGTAACATCCAACCAGATCATGCTGACGCCTGCCCCAAGTGCAACTTCAAAAAATGATGCCTCCCAACTATCTACCGACAACAGCCCTATGCCAACAACACCAGCTGCAACAGCAAAAAGAATTGCACCTCAAGTATCATCTGATGACACTTTGGCTACTGCATTCTGTGAAGAACAAGGTTCTTCTACCAAATTGAAGAAGATAATCAAGTTGGAAAAAAATTCTCAAGACAACTTACAAGCTTAG
- the LOC131608135 gene encoding uncharacterized protein LOC131608135 isoform X4 gives MENCRQNPSQVDSFSKNKEHFDLILVDKEGTDIHCRVPTALKQTFDSVLTVNNTYTISNFQVMLNDLMFKPSQHKYMLTFTGGTSVSDKNKHDIPQKPLIFTPFCDILAGKGKNDVLIDIIGIVVEIGYSQIHNSTKKQQVNLVLKDLGNNILNCTLWESYAVQFHDFNTTRKDFTGPTVIILQFARVKEEGKYPLCVSNTFNVTKLHINDDLPEIQDFLKSIQKLPLGEIGSQSMTALSQQSQTSGSIQLSPLDKFMYKAMETQCITIAETLRIKAAPGGWFYRACHACPRVAKGNQPPYVCGKGHGTETEIYRYKILIDVVHNGCETTFVLWDRECLQLLKVTSAQMRATMLEAGITDPLEFPLALDGLVGLKLVFKVKWQPSWNNATVVSIYDDKAAFKQLEDSMDQALKAPSLSSPTPNKMQAPSLSSPTPNKMQVPSLSSPTPNKMEIVETVTESLPIDDWNMVDQDIDVTSNQIMLTPAPSATSKNDASQLSTDNSPMPTTPAATAKRIAPQVSSDDTLATAFCEEQGSSTKLKKIIKLEKNSQDNLQA, from the exons ATGGAAAATTGCCGTCAGAATCCATCACAAGTGGACAGTTTTTCTAAGAACAAGGAGCACTTCGATTTGATTCTGGTTGATAAAGAG GGAACTGATATACATTGTAGAGTACCAACTGCGCTTAAACAGACTTTTGATTCTGTTTTAACAGTTAACAACACATATACCATCTCAAATTTCCAGGTTATGCTGAATGATCTTATGTTCAAGCCTTCCCAACACAAATATATGTTAACTTTCACTGGTGGCACTTCTGTGTCTGACAAGAACAAGCACGACATACCACAAAAACCACTCATCTTCACTCCTTTTTGTGATATCCTAGCCGGCAAGGGGAAAAATGATGTCTTGATAG ATATCATAGGAATTGTTGTGGAAATTGGATACAGCCAGATTCACAATTCGACCAAAAAACAGCAGGTCAATTTGGTCCTCAAGGATTTAGG aaacaaCATCTTGAACTGTACGTTATGGGAAAGTTATGCCGTACAGTTTCATGATTTCAACACTACAAGAAAAGATTTCACAGGTCCAACGGTTATCATCTTGCAGTTTGCAAGAGTCAAAGAAGAAG GAAAATACCCTTTATGTGTCTCAAACACTTTCAACGTTACTAAATTACACATTAACGATGATTTGCCTGAGATTCAAGACTTCTTAAAGAG CATCCAAAAACTCCCATTGGGCGAAATAGGATCCCAAAGTATGACTGCGCTTTCACAACAGTCACAAACAAGCGGTTCTATTCAGCTTAGCCCGTTAGACAAGTTCATGTATAAAGCTATG GAAACTCAGTGTATTACTATAGCTGAAACTCTTAGAATCAAAGCTGCACCTGGGGGATGGTTTTACCGTGCCTGCCATGCCTGTCCAAGAGTTGCTAAGGGCAATCAACCCCCATATGTTTGTGGCAAGGGTCACGGTACAGAGACTGAGATTTACAG GTATAAAATTCTAATTGATGTTGTGCACAATGGGTGTGAGACAACGTTTGTTTTATGGGACCGCGAATGTTTGCAACTGTTGAAGGTTACTTCGGCACAGATGCGCGCAACCATGCTTGAg GCTGGCATCACGGATCCCCTTGAGTTCCCTTTAGCACTTGACGGTTTGGTCGGCCTCAAATTGGTGTTTAAAGTCAAGTGGCAGCCTTCATGGAACAATGCTACTGTGGTATCCATCTACGATGATAAAGCTGCCTTCAAGCAATTAGAGGATTCAATGGACCAAGCTCTg AAGGCACCGTCTTTATCATCTCCAACACCAAACAAAATGCAG GCACCATCTCTATCATCTCCAACACCAAACAAAATGCAG GTACCATCTCTGTCATCTCCAACGCCAAACAAAATGGAG ATTGTTGAAACTGTGACTGAATCTTTGCCGATTGACGATTGGAATATGGTTGAT CAGGACATTGATGTAACATCCAACCAGATCATGCTGACGCCTGCCCCAAGTGCAACTTCAAAAAATGATGCCTCCCAACTATCTACCGACAACAGCCCTATGCCAACAACACCAGCTGCAACAGCAAAAAGAATTGCACCTCAAGTATCATCTGATGACACTTTGGCTACTGCATTCTGTGAAGAACAAGGTTCTTCTACCAAATTGAAGAAGATAATCAAGTTGGAAAAAAATTCTCAAGACAACTTACAAGCTTAG
- the LOC131608135 gene encoding uncharacterized protein LOC131608135 isoform X3 — protein sequence MENCRQNPSQVDSFSKNKEHFDLILVDKEGTDIHCRVPTALKQTFDSVLTVNNTYTISNFQVMLNDLMFKPSQHKYMLTFTGGTSVSDKNKHDIPQKPLIFTPFCDILAGKGKNDVLIDIIGIVVEIGYSQIHNSTKKQQVNLVLKDLGNNILNCTLWESYAVQFHDFNTTRKDFTGPTVIILQFARVKEEGKYPLCVSNTFNVTKLHINDDLPEIQDFLKSIQKLPLGEIGSQSMTALSQQSQTSGSIQLSPLDKFMYKAMVIPLSDVVKLKDETQCITIAETLRIKAAPGGWFYRACHACPRVAKGNQPPYVCGKGHGTETEIYRYKILIDVVHNGCETTFVLWDRECLQLLKVTSAQMRATMLEAGITDPLEFPLALDGLVGLKLVFKVKWQPSWNNATVVSIYDDKAAFKQLEDSMDQALAPSLSSPTPNKMQAPSLSSPTPNKMQVPSLSSPTPNKMEIVETVTESLPIDDWNMVDQDIDVTSNQIMLTPAPSATSKNDASQLSTDNSPMPTTPAATAKRIAPQVSSDDTLATAFCEEQGSSTKLKKIIKLEKNSQDNLQA from the exons ATGGAAAATTGCCGTCAGAATCCATCACAAGTGGACAGTTTTTCTAAGAACAAGGAGCACTTCGATTTGATTCTGGTTGATAAAGAG GGAACTGATATACATTGTAGAGTACCAACTGCGCTTAAACAGACTTTTGATTCTGTTTTAACAGTTAACAACACATATACCATCTCAAATTTCCAGGTTATGCTGAATGATCTTATGTTCAAGCCTTCCCAACACAAATATATGTTAACTTTCACTGGTGGCACTTCTGTGTCTGACAAGAACAAGCACGACATACCACAAAAACCACTCATCTTCACTCCTTTTTGTGATATCCTAGCCGGCAAGGGGAAAAATGATGTCTTGATAG ATATCATAGGAATTGTTGTGGAAATTGGATACAGCCAGATTCACAATTCGACCAAAAAACAGCAGGTCAATTTGGTCCTCAAGGATTTAGG aaacaaCATCTTGAACTGTACGTTATGGGAAAGTTATGCCGTACAGTTTCATGATTTCAACACTACAAGAAAAGATTTCACAGGTCCAACGGTTATCATCTTGCAGTTTGCAAGAGTCAAAGAAGAAG GAAAATACCCTTTATGTGTCTCAAACACTTTCAACGTTACTAAATTACACATTAACGATGATTTGCCTGAGATTCAAGACTTCTTAAAGAG CATCCAAAAACTCCCATTGGGCGAAATAGGATCCCAAAGTATGACTGCGCTTTCACAACAGTCACAAACAAGCGGTTCTATTCAGCTTAGCCCGTTAGACAAGTTCATGTATAAAGCTATGGTAATCCCTCTGTCTGATGTTGTCAAACTTAAAGAC GAAACTCAGTGTATTACTATAGCTGAAACTCTTAGAATCAAAGCTGCACCTGGGGGATGGTTTTACCGTGCCTGCCATGCCTGTCCAAGAGTTGCTAAGGGCAATCAACCCCCATATGTTTGTGGCAAGGGTCACGGTACAGAGACTGAGATTTACAG GTATAAAATTCTAATTGATGTTGTGCACAATGGGTGTGAGACAACGTTTGTTTTATGGGACCGCGAATGTTTGCAACTGTTGAAGGTTACTTCGGCACAGATGCGCGCAACCATGCTTGAg GCTGGCATCACGGATCCCCTTGAGTTCCCTTTAGCACTTGACGGTTTGGTCGGCCTCAAATTGGTGTTTAAAGTCAAGTGGCAGCCTTCATGGAACAATGCTACTGTGGTATCCATCTACGATGATAAAGCTGCCTTCAAGCAATTAGAGGATTCAATGGACCAAGCTCTg GCACCGTCTTTATCATCTCCAACACCAAACAAAATGCAG GCACCATCTCTATCATCTCCAACACCAAACAAAATGCAG GTACCATCTCTGTCATCTCCAACGCCAAACAAAATGGAG ATTGTTGAAACTGTGACTGAATCTTTGCCGATTGACGATTGGAATATGGTTGAT CAGGACATTGATGTAACATCCAACCAGATCATGCTGACGCCTGCCCCAAGTGCAACTTCAAAAAATGATGCCTCCCAACTATCTACCGACAACAGCCCTATGCCAACAACACCAGCTGCAACAGCAAAAAGAATTGCACCTCAAGTATCATCTGATGACACTTTGGCTACTGCATTCTGTGAAGAACAAGGTTCTTCTACCAAATTGAAGAAGATAATCAAGTTGGAAAAAAATTCTCAAGACAACTTACAAGCTTAG
- the LOC131608135 gene encoding uncharacterized protein LOC131608135 isoform X2 yields MENCRQNPSQVDSFSKNKEHFDLILVDKEGTDIHCRVPTALKQTFDSVLTVNNTYTISNFQVMLNDLMFKPSQHKYMLTFTGGTSVSDKNKHDIPQKPLIFTPFCDILAGKGKNDVLIDIIGIVVEIGYSQIHNSTKKQQVNLVLKDLGNNILNCTLWESYAVQFHDFNTTRKDFTGPTVIILQFARVKEEGKYPLCVSNTFNVTKLHINDDLPEIQDFLKSIQKLPLGEIGSQSMTALSQQSQTSGSIQLSPLDKFMYKAMVIPLSDVVKLKDETQCITIAETLRIKAAPGGWFYRACHACPRVAKGNQPPYVCGKGHGTETEIYRYKILIDVVHNGCETTFVLWDRECLQLLKVTSAQMRATMLEAGITDPLEFPLALDGLVGLKLVFKVKWQPSWNNATVVSIYDDKAAFKQLEDSMDQALKAPSLSSPTPNKMQAPSLSSPTPNKMQVPSLSSPTPNKMEIVETVTESLPIDDWNMVDDIDVTSNQIMLTPAPSATSKNDASQLSTDNSPMPTTPAATAKRIAPQVSSDDTLATAFCEEQGSSTKLKKIIKLEKNSQDNLQA; encoded by the exons ATGGAAAATTGCCGTCAGAATCCATCACAAGTGGACAGTTTTTCTAAGAACAAGGAGCACTTCGATTTGATTCTGGTTGATAAAGAG GGAACTGATATACATTGTAGAGTACCAACTGCGCTTAAACAGACTTTTGATTCTGTTTTAACAGTTAACAACACATATACCATCTCAAATTTCCAGGTTATGCTGAATGATCTTATGTTCAAGCCTTCCCAACACAAATATATGTTAACTTTCACTGGTGGCACTTCTGTGTCTGACAAGAACAAGCACGACATACCACAAAAACCACTCATCTTCACTCCTTTTTGTGATATCCTAGCCGGCAAGGGGAAAAATGATGTCTTGATAG ATATCATAGGAATTGTTGTGGAAATTGGATACAGCCAGATTCACAATTCGACCAAAAAACAGCAGGTCAATTTGGTCCTCAAGGATTTAGG aaacaaCATCTTGAACTGTACGTTATGGGAAAGTTATGCCGTACAGTTTCATGATTTCAACACTACAAGAAAAGATTTCACAGGTCCAACGGTTATCATCTTGCAGTTTGCAAGAGTCAAAGAAGAAG GAAAATACCCTTTATGTGTCTCAAACACTTTCAACGTTACTAAATTACACATTAACGATGATTTGCCTGAGATTCAAGACTTCTTAAAGAG CATCCAAAAACTCCCATTGGGCGAAATAGGATCCCAAAGTATGACTGCGCTTTCACAACAGTCACAAACAAGCGGTTCTATTCAGCTTAGCCCGTTAGACAAGTTCATGTATAAAGCTATGGTAATCCCTCTGTCTGATGTTGTCAAACTTAAAGAC GAAACTCAGTGTATTACTATAGCTGAAACTCTTAGAATCAAAGCTGCACCTGGGGGATGGTTTTACCGTGCCTGCCATGCCTGTCCAAGAGTTGCTAAGGGCAATCAACCCCCATATGTTTGTGGCAAGGGTCACGGTACAGAGACTGAGATTTACAG GTATAAAATTCTAATTGATGTTGTGCACAATGGGTGTGAGACAACGTTTGTTTTATGGGACCGCGAATGTTTGCAACTGTTGAAGGTTACTTCGGCACAGATGCGCGCAACCATGCTTGAg GCTGGCATCACGGATCCCCTTGAGTTCCCTTTAGCACTTGACGGTTTGGTCGGCCTCAAATTGGTGTTTAAAGTCAAGTGGCAGCCTTCATGGAACAATGCTACTGTGGTATCCATCTACGATGATAAAGCTGCCTTCAAGCAATTAGAGGATTCAATGGACCAAGCTCTg AAGGCACCGTCTTTATCATCTCCAACACCAAACAAAATGCAG GCACCATCTCTATCATCTCCAACACCAAACAAAATGCAG GTACCATCTCTGTCATCTCCAACGCCAAACAAAATGGAG ATTGTTGAAACTGTGACTGAATCTTTGCCGATTGACGATTGGAATATGGTTGAT GACATTGATGTAACATCCAACCAGATCATGCTGACGCCTGCCCCAAGTGCAACTTCAAAAAATGATGCCTCCCAACTATCTACCGACAACAGCCCTATGCCAACAACACCAGCTGCAACAGCAAAAAGAATTGCACCTCAAGTATCATCTGATGACACTTTGGCTACTGCATTCTGTGAAGAACAAGGTTCTTCTACCAAATTGAAGAAGATAATCAAGTTGGAAAAAAATTCTCAAGACAACTTACAAGCTTAG